The following coding sequences are from one Triticum aestivum cultivar Chinese Spring chromosome 5A, IWGSC CS RefSeq v2.1, whole genome shotgun sequence window:
- the LOC123101426 gene encoding serine/threonine-protein phosphatase 7 long form homolog, translating into MITALPIRGETVVSPRVSPTWALDIAARLGMEMPESQCSGNPRGIPLVWLRDNFLNLSNFANEETIKRHLFAYLLWLLGNLFPNSHGDVVLPGLIYIAENMVDEPLPEQPKYSFGSAMLSHTYRGLCDATQKTSFAQKAPLFCVAYEFLQLWSWEYLPVGRPRIVQPIYPYDFGEGASATMATRWTKARKRWSPDIAKNCYPMYHQQFEILDEAEVTWNPWTQDQLKMVFDARHFTPDMLTDSAFWLTRCNLLFLWCVEPYNPERVMRQFGLYQEIPPPFPRRIDEETHKLTNMGRGWSLYDWREENSE; encoded by the exons ATGATCACTGCTCTACCAATTAGAGGTGAGACGGTAGTCTCTCCACGAGTGTCTCCAACTTGGGCATTAGATATAGCAGCCCGTCTTGGGATGGAAATGCCAGAATCACAATGTTCTGGTAACCCTCGgggcatcccactcgtctggcttcGTGATAACTTTCTTAATTTATCTAACTTCGCCAATGAGGAGACGATAAAAAGACATCTGTTTGCGTATTTGTTGTGGCTCCTCGGGAATCTATTTCCAAATTCACATGGGGACGTTGTTCTCCCTGGTCTCATCTACATTGCAGAGAATATGGTAGATGAACCTTTACCCGAGCAGCCAAAATACAGCTTCGGTTCTGCCATGCTATCTCATACATACAGAGGCTTGTGTGATGCCACGCAAAAAACCTCTTTCGCACAAAAAGCTCCATTATTTTGTGTCGCCTATGAGTTTCTACAGTTGTGGTCCTGGGAATACCTCCCTGTAGGACGACCTCGTATAGTACAACCCATATACCCATACGACTTTGGCGAGGGTGCTAGCGCAACTATGGCCACCAGGTGGACAAAGGCACGGAAACGTTGGTCTCCAGATATTGCGAAAAATTGTTACCCTATGTACCACCAGCAGTTTGAGATACTTGATGAGGCAGAAGTCACATGGAACCCGTGGACTCAGGACCAGCTAAAAATGGTCTTTGATGCTCGACACTTCACACCAGACATGTTGACCGATAGTGCATTCTGGCTGACTCGCTGCAACTTATTGTTCCTGTGGTGTGTTGAACCTTACAACCCAGAGCGTGTAATGAGACAGTTCGGTCTCTATCAAGAAATTCCACCACCTTTTCCCAGACGTATCGACGAGGAAACACATAA GCTAACAAATATGGGCAGGGGTTGGAGTTTATACGATTGGAGGGAAGAGAACAGTGAATGA
- the LOC123107266 gene encoding MAP7 domain-containing protein 1-like, translating to MSLPCSDQSIRPRKMKTASLPPGVAVLRCWCGDLCKVKEVTDFSDWLGMKFFMCANYEEDPAVAISEYDKPPSPPPLCMYYRWIDTEKPAWAVTEIRERSRRAWNSLFAEERREKVEAEEKAEQERELKEYYAEQHRFFEEMGKKNREEARRMEEQERQRKEAREAERQRKKERARQAKAAEEAGDGKGKYPRWTQ from the exons ATGAGTTTGCCTTGTTCGGATCAAAGCATTAGGCCGAGGAAAATGAAGACTGCAAGTTTGCCTCCAGGGGTGGCAGTCCTGCGGTGTTGGTGTGGCGatctttgcaaggtgaaggaggtgacggatttttcagattggttgggcatgaagtttttcatgtgcgccaattatgaggaagatcctgccgtagctatttcagagtacgacaagcctccg TCTCCTCCGCCTCTGTGCATGTACTATCGTTGGATTGACACGGAGAAGCCGGCTTGGGCAGTGACTGAGATTCGTGAAAGAAGTCGCCGTGCGTGGAATAGTTTATTTGCGGAAGAGCGACGCGAGAAGGtggaagctgaggagaaagcagagcaagagagagagttaaaagaatactatgcggagcaacaccgtttttttgaggaaatgggaaagaaaaacagggaagaggctcgtcgcatggaggagcaggaacgacagcgaaaggaggctcgtgaggcggagaggcagagaaagaaagaaagggctcgtcaggccaaggcagcagaagaagctggcgatggaaaaggaaaatatccacgTTGGACTCAGTAG